gataaaccttggtttcttactgagggaaacttactgctatacgcatcacaccttcctcttggggttcccaacggtcgcgtgttgaacggaaagacatacgtcaactacgcgcagcagcgcctttcagctaccccattctgctgaggttcgcccggcatcgagtactgggcgactattccagtctcctgtaggaaccttgcaaaaggtccagggacttggccatatggagtatgtcgaccgtagtactcccctccacgatcagacctgactatctttattcttttatcatgctgattttcaacttcagctttgaatATTTTGAATTAATCCAACGCTTATgttctttcttttattggataaatataaccatatcggGAGTAATCATCCGTGAATGTTATGAACGAATCATATCCATCCACACTTTTCACCGGAAATGGTCCACACATAtcggtgtgaattatttctagtgttgatgtgcttcgatttgcaccctttttaatttgctttacaaattttcctttaatgcaatcgatgcactgttctatgtctgagaattctaatggaggaagaatatcatttttaacgagtctttctattctccccctcgaaatatggcctaggcgatagtgccataatttcgatgattcatcggttctttttttctttccttcTGTTTCCGACGAGGGTATTTGTTCATTCACTTTACACACATACAATACTTTTTCACGCAAGGACAATAAATAAAGCTCATCATGGAGTATTGCAACCCCAACATAAGAATTATTACACCATATGGCACATTTGCCATGTCCAAAATAACATTGATAACTGTCTTTATCTAAGCGCGATACACTTATTAAATTTCTATGTATGGAAGGAACAAATAAGACATCTCTAAGCAGAATAGTCAAGCCATCAGCTAGCTCCAAGAGGACATCGCCAACAGCTTCAACTTCTGCTTGAATTCCATTCGCGACTTCAACGCATCCTTCGCCTCTTTTCATAGTCCTCGTCGAATGGAATCCCTGTAAAGAATTTGCAACATGAACAGTTGCACCTGAGTCAACCCACCAAGTAGATTTCGAAAACTGTGTATACAGGGATTCATTTACAAAGGAAACTAAATTGTTACCTTTCTTTGCCATTAGTTCTTTCAGAAAAGCAGGGCAGTCTTTCTTGTAGTGCCCAGTCTTCTGACAGTGAAGACACTGATCTTTGTTTACTGGCAATGGCCTATGCTGGAACTTCTGATGATGCTGCATTGGGGCTTTACCATATTGCTTTGAAGGGGAACCATTTTTGCTTGGTGTGAAGGGCCTTTTCTTATTGTCCTTCACATAATTGATGGTACCTCCATTCTGTGCCTTGAGTCTGTCCTCCTCTTGCACACACATGGCAATGGTCTTTTCAACATCCCATTTCTCAGGGTTCATGTTGTAATTGACAACAAAGTTGTCAAATTGTTGTGGCAATGAAGCCATCACCAAGTGAACCAGGAGTGCAGGCTTCAGCTCCAGGTTAGCATCCATGGGCTTCAGCTTTGCAGCCATGTTGCTCATCCTGAGGATGTGCTCCCTGATGCCATGTGCACCTCCACTGTACTTTTCTGTCACCAGCTGCTTCAACAGCTGGGTTGCATATGTCTTTGAAGAACCAGTGAACTGGTTCTTTATCTTTTCTAAGTACTCCCTAGCAGAAGTACACTCTGTAATTGAGCCCACGATGGCGTTCTCAATTGTATTCTTTATAAATGCAATGCACTTTTTGTTGGCAGTCTGCCACTTTCTGTTCTCTAGGATGTAGGACATCTCCACAGGAGCATGATCCCTTTGCTTTTTAGCCCATGCATCATCAGTATCCGTGTCATCTCTGACAGGGTCAGCAGGCTTGATGGGCGGCGGTGTGACAACCACCCAGTCCACCTCAGCACAGACGAAAGCGAGTTCCACCTTCTTCACCCATTCTGTGTAGTTATCCCCTCTAAGGGTgggaacatccttgatgcagcTCATCAAGTAGAACCCTCCTGAAAACCACAAAGAAGTGAGAACGGTACAATTGCAAATTATAATCCAACGTTGGTCCGAATTAAAACATGCAACTGTGTTAATGCAAATAAAACTAtatcaccgttgggcagaaatAGAGATAAATGCGCATATCATCATTGCAACAAAACCATGGTCATTTCATTAATAACGTTGGTCAAAAAATAACAGAACCATAATTGTCGCAATAATCACTTTTATTCATACTTTCAAAATTTAGTTGTCACTTTTGCATTTAAAATGCTCCTTTTTTACTATATGCAGCGGAAACTGTGACTTTAAACTATTCAACTTTTGAACTTTACAGAGGCATATCCTTTACTTTTTAATTTCTGAACAAATAATTTGTTGGTCCTATTTATTCATAAAAAACTAGACAAAATTTTAGCCAAAAATGACCCAAAACTGCCTAAAAATGCCTGTGTAATTAATAAAACTGTgtaaaactgtaaaaaaaacTGTGTTACTGTCGCGGCCCGCACGCGGCGAGCGACGCGCAGCAACGCGCCGCCCACGCGGTCGGGCAGACGCGGCGCCCACGCACTGCGGCCTGCTAACGCGGCCTGTTGTCGCAGCCTGCCTCTGGTCCGCCAGCGGTCTGGCCAGCGCAACCCACGCGGCCCGCACACGGCGCCGACGCGACGGGCACTCCTGGCCGTTGGATTCGATCCGAGGGCTGCCCTTTACTTTCGCTGGGTATAAAAATGGCCAAACGGCcgaaaaaccctaaccctaaaacactTTCCCTCTCGAGCCCCTTCTCTGGCTCCTCTTTCtgtctggcggtggcggcggagagGCACTGGCTCGCCCGGCTGCTCGCCCCGCccgtgatgggttcgttgcatggaaaacaaatattttctaccgcaagaacgaataccaCCAAGATCTTATCTACCAGATCTGagcaacgagatagatgagaGACGTACCCTTGAAGATCCAAAGTGTTAACGAGATCAAATCCCGTGGATGATGTAGTCGTACTCTTGCCGAACTCAAGTTCGAGATGTAGTCCTTCTAGTGCTGCaagcgggcagcacctccgtactcggtcacacgaacggtgtcgatgaagacatcctctccccattccagcgggcagcggatgtagtagatccttctCGAAATtccaacagcacgacggcgtggtggtggtggtggagaagatttcctgcagggcttcgccaagccggtacaCGAGCAAGGACAGAGAGAGGATGGTGGCTAGGGTTTCTTAGTTCTTGGACCCCAAGCACCCTTGcttctcccctctttatataggggaggGAGCATCCATGGGATGCCTTGGCCCTTACTTTTCCTccttgggccggcccacaaaaaggGCAAACTTGACCCTCAAGTTTCGGGGAAACTTAGCCCTTAAGTTATGGGAAACTTGTCCCTTAAGCTTGCTTGGGGTTGGGCTGGTTAGCATGGTGCGCCCAGCCCATTTAGGCTAGGAAGCACCTCTTCGTCCCATGTGGCCCCTCCCGAGGTGGTGGGCCCATCGGTGGCccactagaaccttctagaagcttcggTCAAAATACCGATATTTTTCCCGAACCTCGGAAGacgacttcccttatatgaatcttattctccggaccattccggacctcctcgtgatgtcctggatcccatccgagactccgaataaCATtcagtctccatctcatattccatatctacttaaacaacatcgaaccttaagtgtgtcaccctacggttcgtgaactatgcagacatgatcgagactcttctccgatcaataaccaatagcgggacctggagatccataatggctcccacacattcagcgatgacttagtgatcgaatgaaccattaacatacgataccaatcccctttgtcacacgatactttacttatccgaggtccgatcatcagtatctccataccttgttcaacctcgttaccgacaagtactctttactcgtatcgtggtatgtcatctcttgtgaccaagtcacatgcttgcaagctaattagacgacattccaccaagagggcccagagtatatctatccgtcatcgggatggacaaatcccactgttgatccatatgccttaaCTCATACTTtctaaatacttaatcccacctttataaccacccatttacgcagtggcatttgatgtaatcaaagtacccttccggcataagtgatttacatgatctcatggtcgaaggactaggtaactatgtatcgaaagcttatagcaaatgaacttaatgatgtgatcttatgctacgcttaattgggtgtgtccattacatcattcatcaatgacataaccttgttattaataacatccaatgttcatgatcacgaaatgatgatcatctattaatcaacaagctagttatacaagaggcttactagggactccttgttgttcacataacacacatgtatcaatgttccggttaatacaattatagcatggtatgtaaacatttatcataaacatgaagatatataataaccactttattattgcctcttgggcatatctccaacagtctcccacttgcactagagtcaataatctagtttatatTTGCAAAGatgtaacaccttggccttccggtgctttatcatgttttgctcacgggagaggttttagtcaacggatctgacatgctcagaaacgtatgtattttgcaattcatttacttcttaacgcatcactcattttccaaatgagttggcattaaatatgtttggtcttctggtggaaccttaattccgcggtctgaaatatgtcactaatattgtcatacacaatatagcttcaaagttctgacactatcggaactacaccaagttctcaaataaCTTTTTGACTTAACattctcagtcattgtcaaaacaatgacatactctaccttcgtttgtagaatccttcacaacatttagaactcatctaaatctagcatagacaacttctagctcattgtgctaccttttaaacaacacatagcctaatttgagattgaaatttatttttatatgtgatcaaactaatatcggtgcaacactttacagcgatttgtttgtcattaccccatacaaaacttatataaatatatatccttagttcttctaaagtactcaaggatattcttactatcatccaatgatcatcacatgaatcattctggtacatgctcataacactttagagcacagggcatctgattgtgtacatattattcgtgatctataatcactcatgtgctttgactttaaacttattatgtgtttcaatctatctttatagatcttgacactaaatatgttttagtccatttcctttcattgaagttaattctcaatgaaaccttttaatcaagtatataattacatcatttataaccaactatatgtcatctacataaagtattataaatatgtctcagcgctcccacttaatttcttgcaaatgcaagcatcttcatcgtttctgatgaaatcaaaaactcgttgactatttcatccggtgaagattccaactccgtgatactcacttcatccaattgaagttcgtatacctatctagtattccacgaactagcaaaactcttggttgtatcttgtatacacctttaatagacacttctgttaagtaatgtattttgccatcctactagcatatctca
This Lolium perenne isolate Kyuss_39 chromosome 1, Kyuss_2.0, whole genome shotgun sequence DNA region includes the following protein-coding sequences:
- the LOC127318765 gene encoding uncharacterized protein, whose translation is MSCIKDVPTLRGDNYTEWVKKVELAFVCAEVDWVVVTPPPIKPADPVRDDTDTDDAWAKKQRDHAPVEMSYILENRKWQTANKKCIAFIKNTIENAIVGSITECTSAREYLEKIKNQFTGSSKTYATQLLKQLVTEKYSGGAHGIREHILRMSNMAAKLKPMDANLELKPALLVHLVMASLPQQFDNFVVNYNMNPEKWDVEKTIAMCVQEEDRLKAQNGGTINYVKDNKKRPFTPSKNGSPSKQYGKAPMQHHQKFQHRPLPVNKDQCLHCQKTGHYKKDCPAFLKELMAKKGIPFDEDYEKRRRMR